Proteins from one Flammeovirgaceae bacterium genomic window:
- a CDS encoding class I SAM-dependent methyltransferase, whose translation MPPLNRFDSIAPIYDGLASLAFGQSIKKAQRAHLGDVPARSDVLVLGGGTGKWLGELLGQDAGCRVWYVEASLKMIHLAKKNLKGNGRVVFIHGTHLDIPDRKFDVVITHFFVDLFTGPDLEKLSGKVATVLKKNGKWIVADFVNRKYWHGAMLWLMYLFFHAIGALDHKGLPEWDGIIQRKSFVKENTMVFYKGFIESVLYSH comes from the coding sequence GTGCCCCCGTTAAACCGTTTCGATAGCATTGCCCCCATATATGATGGGCTGGCCTCGTTGGCCTTTGGCCAAAGTATAAAGAAGGCCCAAAGGGCCCACCTGGGCGATGTGCCTGCGCGGTCTGACGTGCTTGTGCTGGGAGGGGGGACAGGCAAATGGTTGGGCGAACTATTAGGGCAAGATGCCGGGTGCCGGGTTTGGTATGTGGAAGCCTCTTTGAAAATGATCCACCTGGCAAAAAAGAACCTGAAAGGGAACGGCCGGGTGGTGTTTATTCATGGCACCCATCTGGATATCCCCGACAGGAAATTCGATGTTGTCATTACCCATTTTTTTGTTGACCTGTTTACCGGCCCTGATTTGGAAAAACTGTCGGGGAAGGTGGCCACGGTATTGAAAAAAAACGGAAAATGGATAGTGGCGGATTTTGTAAACCGTAAATATTGGCATGGGGCAATGTTATGGCTTATGTACCTGTTCTTCCATGCTATTGGGGCACTTGACCACAAGGGGCTACCTGAGTGGGACGGCATCATTCAGCGCAAATCTTTTGTTAAGGAAAACACAATGGTTTTTTACAAAGGCTTTATTGAGAGTGTCCTGTACAGTCATTAA
- a CDS encoding penicillin acylase family protein yields the protein MKKAILSLPLLLPLLVFGQPSLQVPGLQEPVEVVRDNYGINHIYAKNEHDLFFAQGYCAAKDRLFQFEMWRRQATGTVAELLGPREINRDIGARLFRFRGNLKQELNHYHEHGEAIITAYTEGVNAYISETEKNPGLLPLEFALLGTKPQKWTPDIVISRHQGLVMNLTEEVGVGRMVARLGAEKVKEIQNYGPGDPVLDIDPAINAERLSDDVIGLYNAFRRPIQFAPEDLVASANANMEEFRYLVKLDEEARQGVLDEERQIIGSNNWIVSGRYSQSGYPLLANDPHRSISAPSLRYMVHLNAPGWNVVGGGEPTIPGVSIGHNDYGAWGLTVFEIDSEDLYVYELNPENSDQYRYKDGWENMHIIKDVIKVKGAPDVHVEYRYTRHGPVTLMDEKNNIAYAVRAGWMEVGGAPYLASLRMDQAKTWEEFREACSYSHLPGENMIWADKKGNIGWQVVGVAPMRKGWSGMVPVPGDGRYEWAGFLPIKSLPHIYNPEKGFWATANENLVPDNYEHRNAVGWSWAESYRADRINEVLAMNRKFSIADMMRLQTDYLSIPARTLVPLLNGLKSDDKATEAARLMLAKWDFVMDKNAIEPSLYQAWEERLKENIKPLFVPSQGMDLVRSLPLSKVIDWILTARPEFGTNSVAARDGFIINALKDAVADLSKKLGPDMRKWTYGQAKNHHVLIKHPLSNAVDASTRKKLEVGPYPRGGYGSTPGMTGNGDNQTHGATFRIVVDTKDWDKSMFTNAPGQSGVPGNKFYDNLFPLWANDKHFPVFFSKPLVEKSAYETTILKP from the coding sequence ATGAAAAAAGCCATCCTCTCCCTCCCTTTGTTGCTCCCTTTGCTCGTTTTCGGGCAACCCTCGCTCCAGGTCCCCGGCTTGCAGGAGCCGGTGGAGGTAGTACGCGATAATTATGGCATAAACCACATCTACGCAAAAAACGAACATGACCTTTTCTTCGCACAGGGCTATTGTGCGGCCAAAGACAGGTTGTTCCAATTTGAAATGTGGAGGCGGCAGGCCACCGGTACCGTGGCGGAATTGCTCGGGCCAAGGGAAATAAACAGGGACATTGGCGCCAGGCTTTTCCGCTTCAGGGGAAATTTAAAGCAGGAGCTCAACCATTACCATGAGCATGGGGAAGCCATAATCACCGCCTATACAGAGGGCGTGAACGCCTATATCAGCGAAACCGAAAAAAACCCGGGCTTGTTGCCCCTGGAGTTTGCGCTCCTGGGCACCAAGCCCCAAAAGTGGACTCCCGATATCGTCATTTCCCGCCACCAGGGATTGGTCATGAACCTTACCGAAGAGGTGGGCGTGGGAAGGATGGTGGCGAGGCTCGGGGCCGAAAAAGTGAAGGAAATACAAAACTATGGCCCTGGTGACCCGGTGCTGGACATAGACCCTGCCATTAATGCGGAGCGGCTATCAGACGATGTGATAGGGCTGTACAATGCCTTTAGGCGCCCCATCCAATTTGCCCCTGAGGACTTAGTGGCCAGTGCAAATGCCAATATGGAAGAGTTTCGTTACCTGGTAAAATTGGACGAAGAAGCACGACAAGGCGTTTTGGACGAAGAAAGGCAAATCATCGGCAGCAACAACTGGATAGTGAGCGGACGCTACTCACAAAGTGGGTACCCGCTGCTCGCCAACGACCCGCACCGTTCCATCTCTGCCCCTTCCCTCCGGTATATGGTACACCTCAACGCTCCCGGATGGAACGTGGTGGGGGGAGGCGAACCGACTATTCCCGGGGTATCCATTGGCCACAACGATTATGGTGCATGGGGGCTTACCGTTTTTGAAATCGATAGTGAGGATTTGTATGTATATGAACTGAACCCCGAAAACAGCGACCAATACAGGTACAAAGATGGCTGGGAAAATATGCACATCATAAAGGATGTGATCAAAGTGAAGGGGGCACCGGACGTACATGTAGAGTACCGCTATACCCGGCACGGGCCCGTCACCCTGATGGACGAAAAAAACAATATTGCCTATGCAGTGCGGGCGGGATGGATGGAAGTAGGCGGTGCGCCTTACCTGGCAAGCCTCAGGATGGACCAGGCCAAAACCTGGGAGGAGTTCAGGGAGGCCTGCTCCTATAGCCACCTGCCAGGCGAAAACATGATATGGGCAGACAAAAAAGGCAATATCGGATGGCAGGTGGTGGGCGTGGCGCCCATGCGGAAGGGCTGGAGCGGCATGGTGCCGGTGCCTGGCGATGGCCGTTATGAGTGGGCAGGCTTTTTGCCCATCAAATCATTGCCGCATATCTACAATCCTGAAAAAGGGTTTTGGGCCACCGCCAACGAAAACCTGGTGCCCGACAATTATGAACACCGCAATGCCGTAGGCTGGAGCTGGGCCGAAAGTTACCGGGCAGACCGCATCAATGAAGTGCTGGCCATGAACAGGAAGTTTTCCATTGCCGATATGATGCGGCTGCAAACCGATTACCTGTCCATCCCTGCCCGCACCCTGGTGCCCTTGCTCAACGGACTAAAGTCCGATGACAAAGCCACTGAGGCCGCCCGGCTTATGTTGGCCAAGTGGGATTTTGTAATGGATAAAAATGCTATTGAGCCTTCCCTTTATCAGGCATGGGAAGAGCGGCTGAAAGAAAATATAAAACCCCTGTTCGTGCCGTCACAGGGAATGGACCTGGTGCGGTCGCTTCCCCTCAGCAAGGTAATCGACTGGATATTGACCGCGCGCCCTGAGTTTGGCACCAACTCCGTGGCCGCAAGGGATGGGTTTATTATAAACGCGCTAAAGGATGCCGTGGCAGACCTCTCCAAAAAACTGGGCCCCGACATGCGCAAATGGACCTATGGCCAGGCAAAGAACCACCACGTGCTCATTAAGCACCCGCTGAGCAATGCCGTGGACGCTTCCACAAGAAAAAAGCTGGAAGTAGGGCCGTACCCACGCGGGGGTTACGGCTCCACCCCCGGCATGACGGGCAATGGGGACAACCAAACCCACGGGGCCACTTTCAGGATTGTGGTGGACACCAAGGACTGGGACAAATCCATGTTTACCAATGCACCCGGGCAAAGTGGTGTCCCCGGCAACAAGTTTTACGACAACCTGTTCCCACTTTGGGCAAACGACAAACACTTTCCAGTGTTTTTCAGTAAACCGCTTGTGGAAAAGTCGGCTTACGAAACAACCATTTTGAAACCTTAG
- a CDS encoding VTT domain-containing protein, with product MEPIEEETRSGFLFKNLAKGLLWFAVIITAFILLEGYIQDNFKPYIAGIQANPIIFYSVFTVSEIVFGLVPPEFFMIVYVLNHVPLSEYAINLAVLTIISYGAGVTGYYIGKNFSKTGFFIRINERYLSDYQHQIRKYGGYLVFVGAITPIPFSAMCMLAGSINFPLRSFLLISITRILRFAVYGWMVWSFPNIF from the coding sequence ATGGAGCCAATTGAAGAAGAGACCAGGTCCGGTTTTTTGTTTAAGAACCTTGCAAAAGGCTTGCTTTGGTTTGCGGTGATAATCACGGCATTTATTTTATTGGAGGGCTATATCCAGGATAACTTCAAGCCCTATATTGCAGGGATACAGGCAAACCCGATTATTTTTTATTCGGTTTTTACCGTTTCCGAGATCGTCTTCGGCCTTGTCCCCCCGGAATTTTTTATGATCGTGTACGTGCTCAACCACGTACCCTTGTCTGAGTATGCCATCAACTTGGCCGTGCTTACCATCATTTCCTATGGTGCCGGTGTAACCGGCTATTATATCGGGAAAAATTTTTCAAAGACCGGGTTCTTTATCAGGATCAACGAAAGGTACCTAAGCGACTACCAACACCAGATAAGGAAATATGGTGGCTACCTGGTGTTTGTAGGGGCGATCACGCCCATACCATTTTCTGCCATGTGCATGTTGGCGGGATCGATCAATTTCCCGTTGCGGTCGTTCCTGTTGATCTCCATTACACGGATACTGAGGTTTGCCGTGTATGGATGGATGGTGTGGAGTTTTCCTAATATTTTTTAA
- the atpG gene encoding ATP synthase F1 subunit gamma → MASLKEVKSRISSIISTQQITKAMKMVAAAKLRKSQERIIQMRPFSEKLTEVLRSVSGAGEDGQSWYNAVRQEENILIVVLSADRGLCGSFNSNIFKATVKLITGKYARQHEVGKVSILPIGKKALEYFKKRGYQVVEGHSTLFQDISFEGVSKTAEYLMSAFEEADYDKIDLVYNEFKNVATQVLRVEPYLPIVPVDKDAKGANTDYIYQPDRQEIVTGLIPKSLRVQLFKAILDSNAAFNGAQMTAMDKATENAGELLKDLKLVYNRTRQAAITKEILEIVGGAEALKSS, encoded by the coding sequence ATGGCCAGTTTAAAGGAGGTTAAAAGCAGGATTTCCTCGATCATCTCTACCCAGCAGATCACCAAAGCCATGAAAATGGTGGCGGCTGCCAAGTTGAGAAAGTCGCAGGAGCGGATTATCCAAATGAGGCCATTCTCCGAAAAGCTGACCGAGGTGCTGCGTAGCGTGTCGGGGGCCGGGGAGGATGGGCAAAGCTGGTACAATGCCGTACGCCAGGAAGAAAATATCCTGATCGTAGTGTTGAGTGCCGACCGCGGGCTATGTGGTTCTTTTAATTCCAATATCTTCAAGGCCACGGTAAAACTCATCACGGGGAAATATGCCAGGCAGCACGAAGTGGGAAAGGTGTCCATCCTGCCCATAGGCAAAAAAGCCCTGGAGTATTTTAAGAAGCGCGGCTACCAGGTGGTGGAAGGGCACTCCACCCTGTTTCAGGATATTTCCTTTGAGGGCGTGTCCAAAACAGCGGAGTACCTGATGTCCGCATTTGAGGAAGCTGACTACGACAAGATAGACCTTGTGTACAACGAGTTTAAAAACGTGGCCACCCAGGTACTGAGGGTGGAGCCGTACCTGCCCATAGTGCCGGTGGACAAAGATGCCAAAGGGGCCAATACCGATTATATATACCAACCTGACAGGCAGGAAATTGTGACAGGCCTTATCCCCAAATCGTTAAGGGTCCAGTTGTTTAAGGCGATACTGGATTCAAACGCGGCCTTTAACGGTGCCCAGATGACCGCCATGGACAAGGCGACCGAAAATGCCGGGGAACTGCTAAAAGACTTGAAACTGGTTTATAACCGCACGCGCCAGGCCGCCATCACCAAAGAGATTTTGGAGATCGTGGGGGGCGCGGAAGCACTGAAATCCTCGTAA